The bacterium region CATCATCGCACCAGCGTTGATGCAGGCAAGCGGGTTGATCACATTCTGACCGGTGAATTGCGGAGCCGAACCGCCGACCGGCTCGAACATTGAAACGCCTTCCGGATTGATGTTGCCGGAAGCGGCAATTCCAAGACCACCCTGAATGATTCCGCCAATGTCCGTAATAATGTCGCCGAACATGTTGTCGGTTACGATGGTGTCGTAGACTTCGGGCGACTGCACCATGTACATGCAGCAGGCATCCACGTGGTGATAGCCACGCTTCACATCGGCGTAATCCTTCGCGCCCATCTCGTTGAAGGCGCGCTCCCACATCTCAAAAGCGAATGTCAGCACGTTGGTCTTTCCGACAAGATGCAACTGCTTGCGCGAGCGCGTCTTTGCCAGATCGAACGCGTAGCGCAAACAACGATCGGCGCCCTTGCGCGTATTGATGGATTCCTGCACGGCCACTTCGTCCGGCGTGCCCTTCTTCAGAAAACCGCCGGCTCCTGCGTAGAGCCCTTCGGTGTTCTCGCGCACGACGACGAAGTCGATGTCCTTGCCCGTCTTGCCCGCCAGCGGCGTTTTGACGCCATCGTACAGTTTGACCGGACGAAGGTTGATGTACTGGTCCAGTTCAAAACGAAGCCGCAGCAGAATGCCGCGCTCCAGAATACCGGGCTTCACATCCGGGTGACCGATCGCAGATAGGTAGATCCCGTCCATCTGCTTGAATTCTTCCAGAACGGAATCCGGTAGGGTCTCGCCGGTGCGCAGGTAGCGCTCTCCGCCCAGATCATAATCGGTCAGGTTCGTTCCAAAGCCGAATCGTTCGCCTGCGACCTTCAGGACCTTCAAACCTTCGGCCATGACTTCCGGCCCGGTTCCGTCGCCGTGCAGGACGGCGATATTGTGTGTCTTTCCCATGTCGATTCCTCGTATCAGTTCATTCCATTCGTGCGGTTCTTAGCTGCCGCGCCTCAGCCGCGTCAATCGCCGGCGCGCACTGTGACTCAACCACCAAAGGGGCCGCCATGGCTCGCCGCGATCCGCTCGCTCCAGTCGCATCCGCAAACCGGCCAGAAGCAGTTCGTCCGGCCCGACGCCACGGAGCGCCTCGCCCAGGCGCAGTTCCCGTGCGAGATTCCGGTGCAGTTCGTGGACGATGTCAACCCAGCCACGGACTTTCCACGGACCATGACGCAAAACACCGCGCAATCGGCTCGGAGGCATGAAGTTCAGGTCCTCTTCGAGGATTCGCTGAACGTGATGCGCCTGCAGCGGCTCGCCCGGCGCCCACTCGCGCCCCTCCCCCGCTTCGCGAACGACGATCTCAGCGAGTTCTGCGGGTCTCCACAGAAGATGCCCCCAAGGCACTGGAAAGATATCGTCCAGGTGATGCCCCATCGCGGAGAAATACAACGGCTCGGTTACTGCGTAATACATCCCACCGAGACGCAATGCACGCGCGCATTCAGCGAAGTGCTCTGCCGTTCCGCGAATGTGCTCGAGGCAATTGACCGTATAGAGGAAGTCCTGGCTGCCCGTCGCGACGGGCAATGCTTCTGCCCAGGCTTCGGCAAAAGTGAGATTCGGGGGAAATGTAATGGCGGTCAGATTGCCTTCATCGTCGCGATCGAAGCGAAGCGAGTCCTTCAGCAAAGGCTCTCTCTCCGCAAGGCGATACAGCGTATATATATTGCCGATGTTGTGCGGCGTGGATCCACGCCAGGAAGGTTCAATACCGAGTACGGACTCTGCCCTGCGGGCAGCAACCAGAGCGGCCACCCACCCCATGCCGGCTCCGATCTCTGTCGCACAGAATCCGGCAGGCAATGTATCGATGATGGGTGCGAGTTCGTCGTGGAACAACTGCGCCTGCCAATGCCCTGTGTGAGCAGCCGCCATGACTTGCGCGGTCGATTCAGCAGAAGCTTCACGGCGATGCCGCAGTTCGTTGCGCGCAAATGTCAAGGCGGCCTGGCGCGCATGCTCGAGCGCGCGAGAGTTGCGCCATAGTCCACTTGGATCGGGAAGTGCAGCCGTCATTCGTCGGGGTTCTGGCGCTCCGGATGTCCCCACCAACTGCGAGGCTGGTTCTTTCCTTCGGGATACTTCTCGGCCATCAGCTTCGTGACGTCGGCCATCTTGCTCGCGGGGGACGCCCAACGATCGATATCTGGGAAATCGAGGCGGCAGTTCTCGCACTTCTTGTTCGAGTAGAATCGAATCGGGCACCAGAAGCTCTCGACATTGCGAAGCATCTCCGCCCCGAGAGAATACACCCCGGTCATCCAATCGCAGTACAAACACCAGACCAGATCGTGCCCGACAAGTCCCTCGAATTTCTGGCGAGAGATATTCACCCATTCCGCCTGGCGATAGCGCGGAAACCCAAGGACCCAAATCAGGCCCTGGTAGGTCGTGATCTCTGCCAGACGAATCGACAGGAAGACCGGCAAAGCCGGAATGGTCAACCAGAGCCCAATGTGATTGCGAACCGGGCCGACAACCTGATCGAGGACTCGTCGGATCTTCGGTCCATCTTCATGCCCTGAGGCTTTCGTGTGGACAATGCAGAAGACCTGGAGCGCAATGAACTGTCCCACGAGACAGCCCCAGAAGCCACCCCATCCCCACTTCGCGCCGGCGTAGAACCAGGGCACCCAGGTCAGCAGGCTGACGAGAATATCCAGGAGCGGAGCGCGCGTCGCCGCCTCTGTCAGGCGAGTCAGGCGCACACACAGAGCGATCACTAGAATCTCGTAAATCAGGATCTTCACGATGGCGGCGAAGAACATGACGGGCTCCTTGTGGGTGTGAGTTCAGCTTCGGAAGTTCTTCCAAACGTCGGCAAGGCGCGTCTGCCCTTCCGCGATTCCCATCTGCTCCAGGGTTCGCCGGACATACTTGCCGATCATATCGGTTTCCAGGTTCACGCGCTGGCCAGGCCGGCGACGCGAGAGCGTCGTCCGCTCCCAGGTTTCCGGGATCACGGCTGCGGACAGACCACTCTCGTCGATCTCAACAATCGTCAGACTGATCCCGTCGATTGCGATGGAACCTTTGCGAATGCACTGGTCCAAAATATCCAGCGGCGCGTTCACCCAGACCTCCCAGGATTCCCCAAGATTTCGGGCTTCGCGCAGGGAGCCAGTGCCGTCCACATGGCCTGAGACCATGTGTCCACCCAGCCGATCCCCCAGCGCCAGCGCCCGCTCCAGGTTAAGTGCATCTCCGATCTTCCGATCGGAGAGCGTGGTTCGCTGCAGCGTCTCCGGAGAGGCAAAAGCCACGAATCGATCCTGGGAGAAAGATTCCACGGTCAGACAGCATCCATCCACCGCGATGCTCTCCCCATCGAGGAAACGATCAATAAATCCAATGGCTTCAATGACAAGCTCGTACCCTCCGCCGCGGGGGCGGAGCTCCAGGAGACTTCCAACATGCTGGATCAGCCCGGTAAACATGCGCAGAATCTGCCACGGCAATGGGTCCGACACAAGCGACTTTCAACGGGCTGTCCGGGTCCGGCAAAGAGGTTTCACCAGAGAACAGCGAAATGCTCGCAACCTCCCGGCAAACCGCCCTATCATCTGTAAGGTCAGTTGGGTAGCTGCAGTCTGAAATCCGGACAATTGGAGCCCTCTAGAGAAGAAAAGTCTCGCCTTGCACCGTTGGGAGACCTTATGATCTTTGACTAGAGATGCAGCCGAAGCACCTTCGGAAAGAAGGGGTGTTTTGTGGCTAAGAACCTCGATCTGAAGACCAGGGAAGAAGAGGACGTGATGAGAATGCATACACTCCGCGAAAAAAACAGCCCCGGAGCCGGCCACGGCCGGCGCACCCATCGAGGCGGCGCCCACAGCGTCGTCACCCTGTCCAGCATCATCGCCATGGCCTTCATGCTGATCGGAGGAGCCCTCTCCGCTCAGGCGCAGAATCCCCAGGCGGGCACCCAGGCGAATCAAGGCCAGAGCAGTCCTCCGCCAGCGATACAATGGACCTCGCTCTCAGAGACGGAGACGCTTCCTCTGCAAAGCCATGTCTTCATTCGTGCGAAACTGGTCAGCCTGGTACCGCCGGATCCGGGCAGCAAGCAGCCCTATTCCATGTACATCAGCGACAATACCGGCACCCAGCGCGCCGTCATCTGGCAGAATATCTGGGAACGCGTTCCGAACAGAAACGAGTTTCAGGCGGGCCTGATCATCGATCTTTATGCAGAAGTCTCGGATTTCCGTGGCGACCGCCAATTGGAAATCAACCGCCCGCAGGACATCCGCATCGCGCCAATTCCACAGACGCTTCCAAACTCCGCATACCGAGAGGAAGCGAGTTCCGACGAGCGCGACGAGTATAACGAAATGAGCATAGGCGCGATCTCGTTCGCAACGATCGGCAAGAAGGTTCGCGTCCGTGGCACCGTCAGTGAACTCTCCATCTCCCCCGCCCCCCGAGTTCCAACAAAAGTTGTCGTTCGGGACAATACGGGCGAGATTGAAGTGGTGTACTGGAGCGAAATCTCCGACGCGCTGTCCTACGAAAACCAACCCGTCGTTGGTCAGCAGATCGAGATGGGCGGCGTCATCAGCGAATGGCGCGGTGCACTGCAACTGAAGGTCACCGAACTCAGCCAGGTTCGCAAGCCGCGCGCGCGGCAAAGCCAGCCGGCACAACAGCAACCGGCCTGGGGAATGCCGGATCAACCGCAGTCGAACACCGGATACCCAGGACAATGATCCCTGCAGGCGGACGGGGGGTCCAATGTCCGCTCTCAGGATACCAGGAACAGTGAAGCCTTGTCGGTTTGTGAGCAGCATGCTTTTTTTTGATTACGAGGGAAAAAACCTGTTGCTCTAGCACCCTGATTCGGTAACTGTACCCGGTTTGGGAAGGTTACCGCAAGGTGAGCAGGCATCCAAACCGGCAACCAACTCACCCGGCCGTCGCGCCACCCAAAAATCCACTTTCCCTCAGGGGGTAATACCGTGACGAAACAGATTCTGTCTAAGTCGAACAAGGGCTTCACGCTCATCGAATTGTTGATCGTGGTTGCCATCATCGCGATCCTGGCGGCTATCGCCGTCCCCAACTTCCTTGAAGCGCAGGTCCGCTCCAAGGTCAGCCGTGCCAAGGCCGACATGCGGACCATGGTTACCGGCCTTGAGTCCTACCGCGTCGACAGCAATGCGTATCCCAAGTGCAACAACTTCGGACTCGCCGGCCGCCGCGACAGCGATCCGACCACCACGCAGTACGAAGTGCTCGAGAAGCTCAGCACGCCGATTGCTTACATTACGAACGCCTTCCTCCCAGATCCGTTCGAGTCCCAGTTCCGCAGCGGCTCCATCAACCCGAACGATGGCTCCTTCAATCCTGAGGCACGTATCGTCGGAACCGATGAGCACCTCTGGAAGGTCCTGAAGTACTACACACCGGGACCCGCCGGCCTCCAGGATGTTGAGACACCCGCCGAGAAGGCCAGCTACTACGCAGTCGTCGTCTGCACCGGCCCTGATCTTGTCTACCCGAACATGGGTGGCCTGTTCTCCAGCAGCGCAACTCCCGAAGCCGTTTGCAACTGGGCATACGATCCCACCAACGGCACCGTCTCCACCGGCTCGATCTTCAAGGTCACCGGCGTGACGTCAGGCGACTCCACCGAGTACGGCGGAACCTTCTTCTCGACCATCCAGCAGGTTCAGGAATAAGCAACTCCGCAACACAGAAACAGCATGCCCCCGGGATTCAATCCCGGGGGCTTTTCTGTTCCCACGACGATCCCCCACCGCAACAAAATCGTGACATTCCCGATTGACGGCCACGGCAGATTACCCCAACAACATTGCCACCTGTCGGGGTGTGGCGCAGTTGGCTAGCGCACCTGCTTTGGGAGCAGGGGGTCGCGAGTTCGAGTCTCGCCACCCCGACCACCTTTATCTCCACACAACTCAAAGGTCCACGACCGGCTCTGAAGGCAGGAGCGGCCTTGTGCGTGTGCAACAGGTGCTACTTGCACCTCAGAAGTTGCTACTCCACCAGCAAGCGAATCATTGGCGATACACACCTTGTGAAGCCCGCTCCCCTGACCGCCGCGCAGGTGCGCGATCGAAGCCGGCACCCTCAAAACGTGCCGCCAGCGTGCCCTCAGTACGCCCCTTACGTGCCCCGAGCGTGCCTCGACAGGGCAGTTGCACATCAAATCGGCCCTATCGACCTCTTTTTGAAGGGGTTAGGTGCTGGGGACGCCGTGACATATTAGCAGGTGGATCGCGCCATTCACAGGTGCCCATGAAGAGTCCGTTGCCGGGTTTCTTCGAGGCTAAGTATGCAAGACCTTGCCCGATTGGTGGGAATGGCAGTTTGCTGGAGGCAACTGGGGCGGGCACGCCGCCGGGAAGTCCTTCGTCCTGGTCGAAAGCGCTCGCAGAAGCGGGCCAATCCCTTCGAGTACCTGCTGGACCTCTTCACTCGCCTG contains the following coding sequences:
- a CDS encoding riboflavin synthase, encoding MSDPLPWQILRMFTGLIQHVGSLLELRPRGGGYELVIEAIGFIDRFLDGESIAVDGCCLTVESFSQDRFVAFASPETLQRTTLSDRKIGDALNLERALALGDRLGGHMVSGHVDGTGSLREARNLGESWEVWVNAPLDILDQCIRKGSIAIDGISLTIVEIDESGLSAAVIPETWERTTLSRRRPGQRVNLETDMIGKYVRRTLEQMGIAEGQTRLADVWKNFRS
- a CDS encoding OB-fold nucleic acid binding domain-containing protein gives rise to the protein MAKNLDLKTREEEDVMRMHTLREKNSPGAGHGRRTHRGGAHSVVTLSSIIAMAFMLIGGALSAQAQNPQAGTQANQGQSSPPPAIQWTSLSETETLPLQSHVFIRAKLVSLVPPDPGSKQPYSMYISDNTGTQRAVIWQNIWERVPNRNEFQAGLIIDLYAEVSDFRGDRQLEINRPQDIRIAPIPQTLPNSAYREEASSDERDEYNEMSIGAISFATIGKKVRVRGTVSELSISPAPRVPTKVVVRDNTGEIEVVYWSEISDALSYENQPVVGQQIEMGGVISEWRGALQLKVTELSQVRKPRARQSQPAQQQPAWGMPDQPQSNTGYPGQ
- a CDS encoding class I SAM-dependent methyltransferase; translation: MTAALPDPSGLWRNSRALEHARQAALTFARNELRHRREASAESTAQVMAAAHTGHWQAQLFHDELAPIIDTLPAGFCATEIGAGMGWVAALVAARRAESVLGIEPSWRGSTPHNIGNIYTLYRLAEREPLLKDSLRFDRDDEGNLTAITFPPNLTFAEAWAEALPVATGSQDFLYTVNCLEHIRGTAEHFAECARALRLGGMYYAVTEPLYFSAMGHHLDDIFPVPWGHLLWRPAELAEIVVREAGEGREWAPGEPLQAHHVQRILEEDLNFMPPSRLRGVLRHGPWKVRGWVDIVHELHRNLARELRLGEALRGVGPDELLLAGLRMRLERADRGEPWRPLWWLSHSARRRLTRLRRGS
- a CDS encoding 3-isopropylmalate dehydrogenase, yielding MGKTHNIAVLHGDGTGPEVMAEGLKVLKVAGERFGFGTNLTDYDLGGERYLRTGETLPDSVLEEFKQMDGIYLSAIGHPDVKPGILERGILLRLRFELDQYINLRPVKLYDGVKTPLAGKTGKDIDFVVVRENTEGLYAGAGGFLKKGTPDEVAVQESINTRKGADRCLRYAFDLAKTRSRKQLHLVGKTNVLTFAFEMWERAFNEMGAKDYADVKRGYHHVDACCMYMVQSPEVYDTIVTDNMFGDIITDIGGIIQGGLGIAASGNINPEGVSMFEPVGGSAPQFTGQNVINPLACINAGAMMLRHLREDDAATAIESAVAQVAGELPGLNIGEMNCGTTDVGDRVAEIVAGGK
- a CDS encoding transposase domain-containing protein, whose amino-acid sequence is MQDLARLVGMAVCWRQLGRARRREVLRPGRKRSQKRANPFEYLLDLFTRLPGNNIQRLEEFLPDHWLAAVN